The DNA window CAGGGGTGGTGCTGAGGGCCCTTAGCAGATGTAGCCATAGCCCCTTCTGCCATAGCAGCCCAGGCCTCCCAGGCCGTAGCCAAGGCCAAAGCCACCAAATCCGCCAGagatgggctgtccctgggcattgagctcagtgcccagagcagcggAGGAGGTGGATCCGACGGCGGtgttctgggggaaggaggtcatgatgggtcctggcagggtgacCATCACAGGGGAAGGGTTGATGATGACGCGGGAAtcctggcattgcagggcacagggctcatTGCAGCTGTTGGCCAGCGGGGTGGGTCCGCAGGGACGGCAGAGGCTGTTGCAGGCCATGGGTGTGGTGTGGAGGGTGCCTGGAAGAGAGAAGGGtgaggcagggcacaggggcatGGCGCAGCAAGGGGCAGTGAGGGAGTGTGGAAGCTGTagtggagctgtggggaggcaTGAGGgcggctggggctgtgtgtgctggaagaGAGGGGCCAGGGGTGCAGAAGCAGGAGGGTCAGGGGATTGAGTCTCACCTGGTTATAGGCAGGAGCAGGAGTTGAAGGCTTGAGGAGGAGTGTGTAACGGAGagaggctctgggctggcttttATGCTGGTTCTGGAGGGGTGGGACAGTCTTGTCCCATGGCCTTGGGGCATTTTGCAGGCCAGGTGAGTGCTGAGGTGAGGAGTATTTTGCTCCCCACAACTCTGCAGTGTCATGTCCTGCTTTTGAGGACATGACCTTGGCGGCAGCTTTTAAATGCAGGTATTAGAGACCAAAGGCTGctgttaattttgtttctctgggAGGGCTGAATACATGACCAAAGCTTTGGAGAGGTGGGATGTCATCATCGTGGCAGTGgtgtgctgtggttttgtggcTGTGTGGTGAAGACGGGCCTCTTCCACCACAGCCACGTCAGACTGGTTTGGGCTTTGCAGCTCTTCTTGTGGTGACAGGGGACAGCTCTCCTTCCATCGCATTTTCTGTCTCCCGACCATATTGTAAAATTCCTAAACACCTCTATATTTCAGGCCTTTTCCCCTAGTGATGGGAAAGCAATTCCTGTGATTTGCAGATGCCTCTCATTCTCCAAAGGTCTTGTGCTGGTCCATCCATAGCTGGTGAAAGATAGGGGAAAAACTTGTGTGAGGAGCAACGGATGTAGCTATAGACattgacttttcagaaaaaGTGAGTTGACCTTGTTACTCTCTAGAGGTACCTGAATTGAAGCCATAATATCAGTTTTGTTTGACACAGCCTTGCAGGTCATCATGTGGGGAATGTTTTCCGGCACACAATTGTGCAGTGTCATGTCCTTCTGTTGAGGAAGTGTCCATCTGACCTTGGTGTCAGCTTTAAAGTGAGAGTTGGTATTTGGGAGGATTTGTTTGGAAGATGTGTGtcagaaaaaccaaaatttacAAGAAAAGCCTAAGAAAAATATGGGTGTCTTCAGTGAGGTCATTCTGTAGCATTCGTGTTGTTTATTTTGTGGGTGTGCTGTGAAGAAGGTCCCCATTCCACTGCAGCCATGTCAGGCTGGTGTGGCCTTTGTATCTGTGCTGTGCATGAGGAGCTGCCCCTTCCATTGTGGTCATTCCTCCTTCATAGTGAGAGTATTTGAAACCAAGGGCAGGTGTTGATGGTGTGTGTCAAAGGGGACTGAAGATGTGACCAAGATTTGGAGAGGTGGAATGTCATCAGTGAGGTCATCCAGGAACTCATGGTTTTCAGTTTATGGGTGTGTTGTGAAGAGGGGCCCCACAGTATCCCAGGGGTGTCAGGATGGTCTGGGCTTTGCATCTGTGCCAGGTGTGAGTGCCTGGACTGTTGCATTCTGTGTCAGCAGAGGGAGAGTTGGCCcttcagggagctggcagatgatGGCATGTCTGAGGCCTCAATTGGCCATTCCACTGGTCAGAAGGACCTCGAGACTAAGGTTTAAAGGAATCTTCCAAGGTTCAAACAAGGGAAATGAGAAGTTCAGCATCTGGACAGGACTTGCCCCTGGCTCATGCTGTGGGCAGAGAGTCTGAAAAGTGACTTTTCTGAACAGGACCCAGTGGTGCTGATGGAGAAAAGAATGAGCAGCTGGCTGTGGTGGGGAATTACTTCAGTGGAGCATCACCTGTGCCCCGGACAGATTTGTGGAAATTGTTGCCATGAAGTCAGGAGAGGTGGCCCTTCCTCTCTTTAGAGCATTGGTGAGAGCCGGTGTGTGGTGATGTGGACAGTTCTGGCTTCCAGGTGAAGAAGCACAAGGGGGTAGTGGACAAAGAGCTGTTGAGGGCCACCAGATAATTAAGGGCCTGGTGGCTCCTTGTtagaagagagacagagagaactAGGATTCTGAGGAGACaaggatgggcagggatgtgtCACCAGTGTCTGAGAGCCATGCTGTTCTCAGGTGTGCACACTTGAAGGAATAGAAGGCACGTGCATATTTGAATATAAAGTGAATTCCATGGGCAAAGGAAGCAAGAATTTTTCAGTGTGTGTAGATGGTCTCAGAGTGTAAGAGGCACTGGGGTCCCTCTTCTTGAAGGTCCAAAACTGATCTGGCCAGTCCTGGAAATCCTGTTCCTGCTGGACCTGCTTGAGCAGAGAGGATGGAAGCACTTTGACTCTGGAATTGCTGCCTAAGCGCATGATGTTATTCCTCTGTTCATGGGGTGGAAACAAGAGTGCTTCTAAAGAGAACTTCTCAAGTGTATGCTGACATAGAGTGACCTTGtcagagcagtgcccaggagaGAATTGTTGTGTCCAAGCCTTTGGTGGATGAGATGATGGCCTTGTGTCATGATCTGGAAAGTGCCCAACTCTCCCCTGTTTCCCATGTGAGTGTTGGTTATTCCTGGTGGGGACATATTTGCTAAGAAATGTTCTTGTCAGCAGTGGGAGAGTTGCCCcttcagggagctggcagggcatGGAGTGACTGAGGCCCCACTTGGCTGTTTGACCATTCAGAAGGACCACGAGACTAAGGTTTGAAGGGAACCTCCCAAATTTCATACAAGAGAACTCTGAAGTTGTGCATCTGGACAGGAATAGCATTTGCCTCTGGCTCACGCTGTAGGCCGAGAGTCTGAGAAGTGGCTTTTGTGAGCAGGACCCTGTGGTGCTGATCAAGAACCCATACCAGAAAGTTGCAGTGGAGCATCACATTAGTGGAGTATCACGTGTCCATGACAGATTTCAGGAGATTCTTGCCATGAAGTCATGAGAGGTGGCCCTTCCTCTCTTTAGAACACTGAGGAGGTCCTATGAGGAGCCCCGTGGACATTTCTGGCCTCCACAGGAGATGCACAAGTGGGTAGTGAACAAAGAGAGGTTGAGGGCCATCAGATATTGCAAGTGTTGGACAATCTTTGGCATAGGAGAGACTGAGAGAGCATGGATTCTGGGTAGACAAGGCTGGGCATGAATGTGTTATCAGTGAGTGGGAGCCCTGCTGTTCTCAGTACTCCACCcatgaaggaaagaaggcaTGTGCACAATTGAAAATAGATGGAATACCATGGGTGAGAAAAGTAAGTATTTTTCAATGTGTGTGGATTATCCCAGAATGTAAGAGATAATGGGGTCTCTAGTTCAGTTTTGGACCTCCAAGAAGAGACATAATTCTGGAaaccctgcctgtgctgggtcTGCTTGAGAAAGGGAGATGGAAGAATTTGTACTGCAGAGTTCCTGCCCAAGTGCATGATGTTATTCCTCTGTTCGTGGGGAGGACTCCATAAGTATTATGGGGAAGGGAATTTTTCAAGTGTGTGTGGTGGCATGGAGTGATTTGGTTATGCAGTGCCTAGGAGAGAATAGCTACGAGCACGCCTTTGGTAGATGAGGTGATGGCCTTGTGTCATGTTCTGGAAgatctcccctctcccctgttTCCCATGTCAGTGTTGGTTGTTTTGGTGGGGAGATATTTACTAAGAAATATTCtttgctccctttccttcccacGTAATGGTTGAGTGCTGGGATTGCACAGGGTGAGGGTGTGAGACCATTGGAATTGAAACAACTCAGGTTGTGATGCAAGAAAACTTTATTGAGTACAAAGAAGGATGagaaaaaagaagctgaaggaATCAAGTGTGAGGTGCAAGTAGAGAGACCATGAGCCAAGGTGCTTTGGTTGCAGGAGCTGTTGGCAGAGGCCAGAGCTGGTGGTGTCAGGGGTGGTGCTGAGGGCCCTTAGCAGATGTAGCCATAGCCCCTTCTGCCATAGCAGCCCAGGCCTCCCAGGCCATAGCCAAGGCCAAAGCCAAATCCGCCAGagatgggctgtccctgggcattgagctcagtgcccagagcagcggAGGAGGTGGATCCGACGGCGGtgttctgggggaaggaggtcatgatgggtcctggcagggtgaccagcacaggggaagggttGATGATGACGCGGGAAtcctggcattgcagggcacagggctcatTGCAGCTGTTGGCCAGCGGGGTGGGTCCGCAGGGACTGCAGCGGTTGTAGCAGGCCATGGGTGTGGTGTGGAGGGTGCCTGGAAGAGAAAGGGTGAGTTAGGACAAGGGTGTGGGAGTGTGAGGGGCAATGATGTAGAAGAGTGAGGGAGTGTGGAGGCTGtagtggggctgtgggaggtgtgagggctgctgaggctggggctgaatgtgctggaagagaagagccaggggtgcaggagcaggagggttgGGGCTTGAGACTCACCTGGTTgttggcaggagcaggaggagaaggcttTGGGTGTAGTGTGTGAGGGAGAGACGCTCTGGGCTGGCTTTTATGCTGGTTCTGGAGGGGCGGGACAGCCTTGTCCCAAGACCTTGGGGCATTTTGCAGGTCACAGTTCCTGGTTGTCTCAGAGTGGTGAGTCCTCCAGTGGGGAATGTTTTCCATCCCACAACTCCACTGTGTCATGTCTTACTTTTGAGTCCCTGTCCTTATGACATTGTCAGCAACTTTTAAATGCAAGTATTAGAGACCAAGGGCATTTGATGAAGGTGTTTTTGTGGAGGGCTGTGGATGTCAGATTTGGCGAGTGGGTGTCACCAGTAAAGTGACCCAATGttgtgctgtggtttgtggGTGTCTTGTGGAGAGGCTCCTCAGTCCTTCACAACCACGTCAAGCTCATCTGGGGTTTGCATTTCTTGTGGGGATGATGTGTGTCCCCTTCCATCATCCACATTTTCTCCCTGTCCCATTGCCACCATTCTAAACCTGTCTCTATGCCATGCCTTTCCAGCTGGATGTGAGAAAACAATCCCTATGGTTTGGGGACTCTTGTCAGGCCCTGTAATGTCTTGGGTTTTATTCATCAGTAGTGCTCATCTCAGCTTGCCATAGCTTGGTCACACTGTGGGGTTCCATTGCTGGACTCTGAGTGACACTTAGAAATGAAATCTTGTGAAGGATCAGAAGATGATGTCTGTGGAGCACTTGAATGAGCTGGATGCATTCAATTTTCAGAACAAATGTGTTGacctttttccttctcaaggTACATGAATATAAATCATAAAGTCAGTCTTACCTGGCCCAGGCTGATGAGCCATGAGCTGGGgactctttttcttcctgtaactCTACATTTCCATGTCCTGCTTTTGTGCTCGAGTCCATCTGACCTTGGCAGCAGCTTTAAAGTGAGAGTTGGTATTTGGGAGGATTTGCTTGGAAGGTGCGTGTCAGAGaaaccagtataaaccacaAATAGCTAGGAAACTTGGGATGTCAACAATGAGGTCAACGCATGGGACAGGGGTTCTTTGGTTTGTGGCTGCATTTGAGGGAGGGACCCCATTCCTTTACAGCCCtgtcaggctgctctgggctttgtggctgtgctgggcattaGGTCCTGCCCCTTCCAGTG is part of the Ammospiza nelsoni isolate bAmmNel1 chromosome 1, bAmmNel1.pri, whole genome shotgun sequence genome and encodes:
- the LOC132079816 gene encoding feather beta keratin-like translates to MPQGHGTRLSHPSRTSIKASPEPLSVTHSSSSLQLLLLPITTGTLHTTPMACNSLCRPCGPTPLANSCNEPCALQCQDSRVIINPSPVMVTLPGPIMTSFPQNTAVGSTSSAALGTELNAQGQPISGGFGGFGLGYGLGGLGCYGRRGYGYIC
- the LOC132074507 gene encoding feather beta keratin-like, whose protein sequence is MPQGLGTRLSRPSRTSIKASPERLSLTHYTQSLLLLLLSLPGTLHTTPMACYNRCSPCGPTPLANSCNEPCALQCQDSRVIINPSPVLVTLPGPIMTSFPQNTAVGSTSSAALGTELNAQGQPISGGFGFGLGYGLGGLGCYGRRGYGYIC